The Miscanthus floridulus cultivar M001 chromosome 7, ASM1932011v1, whole genome shotgun sequence genome includes a region encoding these proteins:
- the LOC136465403 gene encoding glycine-rich protein 2-like: MLPHLGDRTTAATNPNPAALEGRDSGEGGRPGGGEAGGWFRGPSDGGGGWPGRAGAAMAGGRHGRCRRGEAKEEVVVGGRVSSEFAAAAARGSGRWEVVEVGHSCGGGGGGGKGEEG, translated from the coding sequence ATGCTGCCCCACTTAGGCGAccgcaccaccgccgccaccaaccCTAACCCGGCGGCCTTAGAAGGAAGGGATTCGGGGGAGGGAGGCCGGCCAGGCGGTGGGGAGGCCGGCGGGTGGTTTAGGGGCCCGAGCGACGGTGGAGGCGGCTGGCCAGGTCGGGCCGGGGCCGCCATGGCTGGAGGTCGCCATGGCCGATGCAGGAGGGGGGAGGCGAAGGAGGAGGTCGTCGTGGGCGGTAGGGTCTCGTCGGAgttcgcggccgccgccgcgcgggGCAGTGGGCGATGGGAGGTGGTGGAAGTGGGGCACTCGTgcggcgggggaggaggcggcgggaAGGGAGAAGAAGGCTAG